The sequence below is a genomic window from Phaeodactylum tricornutum CCAP 1055/1 chromosome 27, whole genome shotgun sequence.
ACCGTCCGCTGGAAGATCGGATTGTGCgattgactgactgtgagagcgGATTTGATTCAACCGAAAGTGTTTTACGTTAGTagcctttttgtttgttgatTGATTGATGGCTCCTGGTTCGTAAGTCGCCCAGCATCTTGGTATTTACCCCTAGTCTGGAAACCCTATTTGCTACCTTCACTACCCTACATTCACGACAACATAAACTCGATTGGTTGTGAAACATTTTACCATCCAGCAATAGATAAGATTGTGAATTGAAATGAAGGCGTTATCTCTGCGATTATCCTACGACAGATACTTAGGTGAAAATGGAGCAATACTAGAAGGAAATGTATATTTTTTCATCAAAAATTCAGAATATAGAGATGATCTCGGTTTTTTTGATCATGGAATATCATCGGCCCTCCAAATACTCCACACACCAATTTTCCTGACTACGACTCAAGCAAATTCGCACGGGGAAAGAAGTTAAGACTCCTGTAATCTAAGGACTGACCCCTGATACACTTAACACAAGCCGAAGTAAGTGATAGTGGTATGTGAGCGAAGAGAAAATCTACCGGAGGACCTTCTGTATGGATTTTTTGAAGCCAATCGAACTAGTTTTTTTCTGCTTCAGAAACGAGCTAGTCTGAGAAAGTTAGTTATGGTTTCATTGCGAGAGTCAGGATAAAATAAGGAACTGTTCCGAAACTTGACTTCGGAAGACATCAAAATCTGAAAATAACGGAGTAAAAACAGATAAGTATCATCCCCTACAATAGGACAAATAGAAATGAAAATATAAACGCCAGTAAATAGTCGCGGAATGTTGCATCCCACTGGAAATAATCATTTTTAGGTATCATCGGCATTAAATCTGAAATGATTCGTTGGAACCACATGTTCTGTACTTTCTGTATTGGTGCCTCacttcaaaaaagaagcCCATTCAACTTGTGGATATATATTGCTTTTTAATGATAATTATTACAGCTTTTCTCAATTGGTTTAACGCTTTCAGATAAGCTCGTCTGTCCTTACTGGAATTTCTCTCGCGAGCCACTGCCCTGTGATTTCAAACAATCATCGATTTCAAAAAATAGACCCAATGCTGCATATTTTCTCTCGCTGGTTTGTCGTTTTCTGATTTTATTTACACAGTTCATATTCTTTATGTCTCGAATCGCAGAATCTCATTTTACACAGTGAATTCGTTAGTAGCACTTCCGTAATTCCAGAGAGCTCACTGTACAAAAAAACTGGGATGTTAGATCGGAGAAGCTAGACTTTTAGCAATAGCTTGCATCGACGCAACGCAGGCCATCGTAGTCAGGGAAAAAACCGTTGAAGATACTTATAGAAGCGGGATCGAAGAGTAGCATTTCGAACCTCCAGGAACAGCCATGTTCGCAGTAAACTTTGGGAGAGCTCCTTGGGCTGAACCTGCACTGCCTTCGACCGATGACTATTGCTCAAACAGTGTCGAGGAACCTTGAAGAGTTTTCGCTGACAACTGGTTTTGGAAAGAGTGCAGATCACGCGTACAGATTGAACGGAAGCCACAGTACTGAACGTACCTGAGACATACCCAATCGTTTCTACACACACACCACATTCCTTACAAACACTATCGAACGAAGGCATAAGCAGGGCATTCGGTGGGAACATTGCTTTCATGACTTTGACTATGAGCAACCTCCTTTTAAGCAGCACGGAGGAAACTTTGGTAACTCAAGACAAAGGTAAGTTGTGTTTGTTGGAGCCGCTGGGCATATGCTTTCCAATCATTGACTTTGAACGTGTGGGACTGCGTTACTCTTTCGGTGAGAGATTTCCCAGCATTGTGCGAGCATAGCACATCTCCAATGATTAGGCGCCAATTTGTCCATGGGCATTTTCCCTTTTCGTTAACGACTCTATTCGACAATTGACTCATTTCTTCGTTGTGCTTGTTACTTTCGCTTGATTTCCGGTACATTGAAGCCGATGTCAACGGAGAGGACGAGTATGCTCCAGATCCCCAATTGCTCGGTGTCCCTGGATTGCAACCTAGTGTCAAGGCAGTGGCGAGCCCAAAGTTCAAAAAGGCACCTGACGCACCCAAACGCTTCAAGTCCGCCTTCATAATATTTTCCGCCGAGAAGCACAAGGAGATCAAAGGTGAACTCACGAAATTGGGAAAAACCGAAAAGGTAAGAGACCTTGTTTGAAAACGTCAGTGGTCGTGTCGGTCCTATTTTGTTGGTGATGGCAGGGACTATCGAGCTGTTGTGTGATTTCTTTCTTTTACCGAACAGCTCTACCAGTGCAGTGCGTTGGATACTTTGCTGTACATCGCTTTACCTTTTATAATCGAGACTTTACCGTCTGATCCCGATACTTTATAATCGTACTTTGTTCCAGTAAagtcgctgcttttctttgtGATCTTACTTAAAAGTCTACTTTTTTATACAGACTACAGACATTGCCAAACTGGTCTCCGAAACCTGGCGTGAGCTTGATCCCGACGATAAGGAAGTTTGGGAGAAGAAGGCGAGGAAGGATAAGGCACGCTACGAAGTGGAAAAGGCCATGTACAAAGGACCTTGGAAGATAcaagcaaacaaaagaaCTCCGAAAGATCCCACGGCCCCCAAGCGCCCCATGTCGGCCTTCCTCGCCTTTTCTAACAAGCGACGGGCCGCTCTTAAGCGCCAGCATCCCGATGCGACGAACGCTGACTTATCCAAGATGCTTTCCAAGACTTGGAAAGAAGCACCGGAAGAACTAAGACGAAAGTACATGGACGAAGAGGCGGGGCTTCGAGCCAAATACAAGGAATTAATGGGCACGTGGCGCACTAAGGTTGCGGAAGAGAAGAAAGTCGAGCGAAAGGAGCGGGAGGCAATGGCTTTACGGGCCGCTGAAGCCATGGCGTCCGATCGCGTCAACATGACTTCGGACTCGAACTTTGATGACGCTGCTCGAAATTTCGAATCGGAACAGCATCAACGAGCTGCTATTCAGCACCAACATCAGCTTACGGCGGCCGGGATAGGGGGCGGCTACGGAAACATGTACGGCGGTGCTGCCTTGGGGGATTTGGGGGCATTGGGGCTTGGTAGTGCTGGTTTTCCGGGTATGTTGGGTTCGACTGGGTATGCGGCTCAATCCATAATGGGCGGATCCGTCGCACAGCAGCAACTGATCAATCAGCTTCTTGGTATGTCGTTATGTTGTATTCAATGGTGAAAGGCTTTGGCTCTTTGTTGCAGATCTGACTCTTGTCTTTTTGTTCGATGATTTTGCAGCCAATCAACAATATTCACAGGCTGGGTTGGGACGTGGTCTAGGCATGCTTGGGCAGTCGGGGTTTCCGGGACATAGTGGTCTCGGGCAGCCTGGTATGAGCAGTTTTGTCGGAGTGTCAAGTATGGGACTAGGGGGTTACGGCGCTTCTATGGGGCTTCATGACGGTTTCCCGGGTCACCATGGTATGATTGACGGCGGGGGTCTACCAGGTTATGTGGGTAGTGGAGCTCTTGGTGGTTACGGAAGTTTCGGCAGCTCCGCAGTCGATGGACCATCGCGTGGAACACAAGGGTCTGGAAACGATGGTCTTACTGACGAAAGTACTAATAGCATGAAGCACTACGGTCGCCGAATGTAAATATATTTGTTCGaaccaacagtaaatcctGGTCCTGTGAGCAATGGCCGAGCAAAAGCTACTTGTGATGTGGAAAAAGTAAATAGCATAAGAGAGGAAAGCGCTTTGTAAATCCAAAATCTTTTCCTTATGTGGCAGATGTTGTTCTTCCCTTGGACCTTGCTGTGAGAGGCCAGTCAGCTCTCATGTGCACCCTTCCAAACATGAATCGCGCCGGCGACTCCCACCCCTGCGTATTCATTTCTCGCAGCAGTAAGGGGAACAAATcgtttgtttcttcttgCGTCACCTTCATTATATCAAAACAATTGGACGACCTCACTTGAGACGGATCGAATTTTGACAAGGCCAACTTCCGTCGTAAAAGCGTCAACGCAAGTGTACTCTTCACAATATCCATATTGGTGGCTGCTTCGTGCAGCACAATATGGCAATTTTCTTGAATCCGCGAAACCGGATCTTCATTCTGCTTTGCAGTCTTCGCCATAAATGGTCTCGGATGTTTGACGTTCTTTCCAACAACGAGAATGAAACGCTCTCTCTTAAAAATTTCGAGAAGCGTTCCCAGCTCGTCGGGAGAGAGCCTGGCACGGCCGATGGACCCAAAGGCAATGGCGCGACGAGTCAAATGTTTCGGTGGCAAAAATATGCGTTCTTGCGACGCCAATGTCTGTGGAGTGGGAATTCCAGCGGGAGTAGGCGTCGTGCACGACGCGGCTAGTCCTTCTAATCCGTCTTTTGGTCCTTGGCGGGCTTGACAGAAGTCTGCCACAACGGAAATCATTCGTTCAAAATTCATAACTCGATAGGTGACCGCTCGCAACTGGTGATACACACAGACAATCTCAATCGCTTGTAGTGTTACGTATACGGCGAGTACAGCACGAATTGAGGTACCAACCGTGCGGGACAAGGTTACGCCGCTCGCGATCCCCAATAGGTCGACAATGGCAATTTGCGCTTCACCTTTCGCAGTAATATCGCCAATGTTTTCCCGTGATCCGTCCCGAAAGGAGTTGTAGATTGACGTGCGTGTAGAGCTGGACGTGAGCATCGATatttgtttgcaacagtttGCCAACGTTGCCCACAGTAGAAAGAGCGATGGGAACACGTAGGTGATGATTTCGAGTCCATTGCCAGCAGCAAAGACAAAACTGGAACGAAACCGCCATCGTTTAGCGTCCGAGTCGAACCTCCGTCCCATACGGGAAGCCCAGAGCATCCGGACAATCTTTCCCAAGGCGTCTTTGAGGACCCAGTTAAGAGCGGCGGACAAGGCGCCGAGCTGCGAAGCCGAGCTCTTAATTCGCAGCGCCAAAAGCAGACTCTGCGTGCCAAAGACGTTCAGATTGGCATTGACGAAACGCTGCAGTATACGCCAACGAACAAATCGATAATAGTCGTTTGTGACACCTGATGGTAGGAAGGCGAGCGAAAGACGGGGGAGTATTTTGGTGGTAATAAATCGAGCGAGAGATGATCGGCGTGCCCGTAGAGCTACCGACTCTTGCTTGGTGCTGTCGGCTACTCTGTTCTTCTCGGAAACTTTCACGTAGCGCTCTTGTAAGGGATCATACACGAGCACAGCTCGCCTTCCGTACAGTACATCGACTTCGGAAAAAGTGGCGGAAGATTGTGAAGTACGGCTGGTTTGCTCCTCGGGTGAGCATGTTAAAGCAGCCGATGTCGATCCATTAAATACAAGGTCGGATGCGGATACCAAAGCACTATCCCTATCGTCTCGAAAGCTCTCATAACGCCTCGTTCTTTGACGCCGATTCCGTAAACAGGGTGCTCTGGATACTGCCATAAACGGAAACGCCGGGTTCCGGCAGCAGAAGTACTTGGAACGACAAGATGGTCCTATGTAACTTCGCGGGATGCCCTCGATCACTATAGCTCTAGACTGGTTTATCAGTAAGAAACAAATGATTGTCCGACAGATCAGGGGTGCTTGCGTCCATTGAGCGTTTTCCACGCCGTAGCGAGAGGCCTTCCTCGATCTCATGGTGCACTGTGTTGGGGTAGTGTGTTCCTGATGTGAGGGTTTGGATTTTTTTGTGGTAGGTGTTGGATGTCGGTCGAGGCAGTTTCCTCTTCCGCCGGTTCTGTAAATTCTTGCCTTGGATTGGCCAGTCTTGTGTCTTACCACGACTCATTTCAGTCTTGAAATTAGGGACGGCCCCTGTAGACGTCCCTCTCGTAGAAGTGCGTAGTTTGGAAACGTCTCTGGTATCGTCGGAGCCCTGACCCTAAAACAACCTTTGCTCTCCGGAGTCATTCTCAACGGATCTTCCGGGCTGCAACGCGATTGATCGTGTACCGGTAGGCATCGCTTCGCACGATACACGATACGAGTCCAGACTGCTGGAGCAAAAAacaataactgtaaatgcttTGGAAGCACTTGCGCTGAATTATACAGACGAGCGAAAAATGGCCAAACGTCGATACACGACAAGGAACAAAAACCCAAATCACGTGAAAGTACACTTGTATATCCGACCAACCTTTTCGCTGTGGCTTTGTTTCCCCTTCAATTTCGCTCCCTGTCTCAATTTCTAGCATGGAGAATTCGTTAATCCCACAGGGCATCGAAATGGTGCAAAAAGCCATTTCGGCAGACAACGAAGGGGAATACGAAAAGGCACTGGGTTTGTATCGCGACGCTCTGGCTCGTTTCACCATGGGACTCAAATACGAAAAGAATGAAGCGCGTAAGAAACTTATTCTTGAACGCGTGGAAGGATACATGAATCGGGCTGAGGAACTCTCGGATTACGTCAAGAAACAATCGGAATTGGATAAAAATGGAGGAGGAGGCGTAGCGGCCAAGAACAAAGACGatggtgacgacgacggtgacgCCGACAAGAAGAAACTACGGGGGTCGCTTTCAGCAGCAATTGTCACGGAAAAGCCAAACATTTCCTGGGAGGACGTGGCTGGTCTGGAAAACGCCAAGGAGTCACTCAAGGAGGTAAGCAGTCCCGTACTTGACCTTCACGAGTCTCTGCGACCGGCTGGAAGCTGATCGTTTCCGACTATaagcaaaaaggaaaagtacGCCGTGATACGAGTACATTATCCTAACCCTTTTTTCCTCGCCCTTACTGCTCGCTTACTACAGACTGTCATTTTGCCAACAAAATTCCCACAACTTTTTACTGGAAAGCGGAAACCTTTCAAGGGCATCCTCCTCTACGGTCCTCCTGGAACGGGTAAATCCTATTTGGCCAAGGCGGTCGCAACCGAAGCGGATTCCACCTTCTTTTCCGTATCATCCGCAGATCTCATAAGCAAGTGGCAAGGCGAAAGCGAACGACTCGTTCGAAACCTCTTTGAAATGGCCCGAGAATCGCCCGGTAGTCGCGCCATTATATTCATCGATGAAGTCGACTCCCTCTGCGGTAGTCGCTCAGAGGGAGAATCGGATTCTCTTCGTCGTGTCAAGACGGAATTTCTCGTTCAAATGGACGGTGTCGGCAAACAAGACGGACAAGTCCTCGTGCTCGGGGCCACCAACATTCCGTGGGAATTGGACGCGGCTATTCGTCGGCGTTTTGAAAAGCGGGTGTACATTCCCCTCCCGGAAGCCGAAGCTCGATCTTACATGCTCAAGTTGCATCTAGGCGACACGCCTAacgatttggaagaggaagattttGATCGCCTGGGTACAATTACTGAAGGAGCGTCCGGATCTGACATCCAAGTCCTCGTAAAAGAAGCCTTGATGGAACCCCTGCGAAGATGCCAGCAAGCCAAGCAATTTTACAAAGATGAGGAAGGCTATTTTCATCCGTGTACAAAATACCCAAACTGTTCCAAGTGTCCACCGAAGCTGTCATCGGATAAGCCCGGCAAGGATTATTCATGCAAAAGTTGCGGTGCGGTTCGTATGAGTTTGTGGGATGTCCCAGGCGAGAAGCTTAGGGCCCCCAAGGTCGTGCGTAAAGACTTTGAAAAGGTTATGAAGCATTCCGTAGCCACCGTATCACCGGATGAGCTCAAGCGGTTTGTGGATTGGACCAAGATGTTTGGGCAAGATGGCGCATAGTAAAATTGGAAAGGGATGTTGCGCTTCTAAATTAGTGCAATAATTGTGATGAGTTTATTGGGTCTAGACCAAGGATTTATTGCGCCATGCCATGATGCTATAAATGACGGCTTTACTTTGGGCTTTTCAAAGAAACAACATGAAAGAAGGATAAGGGAGCTAAAGTTCAGCGCTTCTATCCTGGCCCCGTAGCAAGATCCGACCGAGCGGAGAGTCATAGAGAACAGCTTGCGGGAAATTTCATTTTCGTTCCGATGGTTTAACCCATACGCAACAGAGACTCCCTTCATGTTCTCTCCAGCCAACCGTTGTCGATCCTTCGCTCTCTTTATATGAGATGGAGGCTTGCAGCTTTCATGTAAGAATTCCTTACCACCACTTGATTTGACAGTCGTAGGGCAGCGTCTGGTTGGTCGGTCCGATCATGGTAGTACCATAGATTCTATCAGGACTGCCCATGATGTCTTGTAGATTTGGCGCCAATGCAAAGCCATTTCGTCCGTACCACTCTATCAGTCTGCCACTACCCTTGTCATCGGCGACCAGTACCGTAAAGTCGCATCCTTGGTAGGCATGAATAAGCGAAATGACCTGCAACGCCAATACCCCGATATCTCTCTTTCGAAAGTCTTCTTCGACGAACATGTAAATGATAGCGGCTGTCCGTACAGCAACGTTTGCGTCTAGACCGTAGATAGTCTGGACAGTTTCTTGAATGGGTGGAGTCAGCGGTCCGGGTTCGGTTGTAATACCAAAGCGTCCGACTTTGGTACTACCGTCTTTCGTCCAAGCTTCCAGCACGGCCTGCCCTCCTTTAGGACACAGCAATAACGGCTCGGGCGCTCCTTTGAGTGCGCAATCCAGGCGAATGCCGTTGGCGGCGAATCGCAACAGGATGTGCTGGTACCACGGCGTCTCCGGTGGCGGTCGGATTTTCCAGAGAACGTCATTGTGTGTCCACGAGAGATCCAGCTTCCGGCAACTGTTCTTGTGTTTGCCATCGGCGATTTCGCTTCGGAACGAAGGCGATGATGATTCGTCGTTGATAATTAGTTTGGACGGGTCGAGATGATCCAGATACACACGATAGGGAAttcgctttcgtttcggcTCTGGGCCTGACAATATCCACGCGTCGGTATAGAAGACACACGTTGCGAGCAGGATGAGCAAGCACGCCAGTGCTTTCAGGAGAATCATAAATGTTGCGAAGAGCGAGGGCATTCAAGGTATATGGCTACGAGCGCGTTGTTGCGCAACACTACGGTGGAGGAACAGGGTGCAACGGGCAAATTGCCATTGATGGTTCGTTGAAAAAAGTTGACAGGATTGCCGTCGAATCAGTTCGGTCACGAGTGTTGCTCGGATCATCGATTCGGTAGTAGCAAAATAGTGGAAACTACGAGAATATTCTAAACTACTTCAAAAAAATTTACGTTGCCTCATATCTGTACAGAGAAGAAACGAGCCGTGAGGTGTGGAGTCTTCGACACAATTGCCATTGCTCCGTCGCGTCGATGAAATCACCTGACTATCCCGGCGACAACGGCGTATAGTTTTGCTAGGAAAACATACTATTTTACTGAAAACTAGTGTGGACTTCGCATGTGTTACGGAGTCGACTCTCTGTTTCTTGGACCCGTCAGAGTTTACGCGATTGCAACCAGAGACAATATGCCTAGTTTTATTACGTTCTCATTTTCCACCCCAATCCAACACTGCTACCGTTCAAGGGTGAACCAGTCTTGGAGGCGAGAAGGAAAGCATTGCGCATGTTTTGTTCCTCGTCCAGGATGGGAGAAACGACGCGACAGTCGGGACAAATAACCATCTGACAGTCGGGGACACATGCTAGCGGGGCTTCGCAGGATAAGCATTGGACTAGCCTGGTGGTACCCTGCGCCATAGCCCGTAAAGTTTCCTCTGATCCCCGGAGAGGTAAAAACACGCCCGGTTCGACTTCGACGTGGATCACCTCCACGTCCCTGGTAGTCACTGTCTCCACCGGTTTACCAGCGCCCTTGGATTCCTCCCACTCCCTTGTCGTGCCATCACCGTATGCCgagaaggaagaagaggagtCTTGGAGATATGCTAGGGAAGGAGGTTGTTGATCTTGATCGGATTGGTCCCAGTGTGGTTGGGGCGATGCTTTGAAGCTTCGTTCTTGCGTATTCGTGCGCGTAGTGTGTGTAGCGGTATCTACCCATGCGGGAGGGGCAGGTTTGCGAACATCGTTTGGATCTAGCACAGTGCCGGTCGTCCCTGAGCGTGCATGGGAGTCGTCGCGTGTAATCACCTGGCGACATTGTGAGTGTAGCGGTAGCTGCTCTTCCACCATAGCGAAGATCTCGTCTACCGTCAAGTCCGTATCCTCTGCTATGTACTGCTCGCTTGTTTCAATGCTTCCGGTCACGTCCGCTTGCCCTAAGCTGGAGCTCCCGCGCGACGTATCGAACGACGGATAGATGGAACGCGCCGTGCGAGGACCTTTAGTCTGCGTTGCCGAAAGTGGAGACGATTCGAGGGCTAATCTCCCGTCACGATAGGACTTCCTGGGAAGGCAAAGGTTGGACAGGTCGGGGACGCTGCCGGTTATGGGTAGAGAAGCCTCGGACACGCTATTCCGAGCGTTAGACGATGGTACAGGTGTCGCCTCGGTTCGACTAGAGCTAGTCGTATACGGCATCGAGGAAGGTGTTGCTCGATTTGATATCCTAGACTGCTTATAGTGGGGTCTGGACGCACTTTGGCGAGAAGACATCATCATGGTGCTCTGGAGCGCAGACAAGATCAAGTGTTGACTATGAACCAAGAGAGAACAAAAGATTAGCAAGCACGGCGTTGGTCCTAGTGTTCCCTGATGATTAATGGC
It includes:
- a CDS encoding predicted protein; translation: MMMSSRQSASRPHYKQSRISNRATPSSMPYTTSSSRTEATPVPSSNARNSVSEASLPITGSVPDLSNLCLPRKSYRDGRLALESSPLSATQTKGPRTARSIYPSFDTSRGSSSLGQADVTGSIETSEQYIAEDTDLTVDEIFAMVEEQLPLHSQCRQVITRDDSHARSGTTGTVLDPNDVRKPAPPAWVDTATHTTRTNTQERSFKASPQPHWDQSDQDQQPPSLAYLQDSSSSFSAYGDGTTREWEESKGAGKPVETVTTRDVEVIHVEVEPGVFLPLRGSEETLRAMAQGTTRLVQCLSCEAPLACVPDCQMVICPDCRVVSPILDEEQNMRNAFLLASKTGSPLNGSSVGLGWKMRT
- a CDS encoding predicted protein; translated protein: IQTTDIAKLVSETWRELDPDDKEVWEKKARKDKARYEVEKAMYKGPWKIQANKRTPKDPTAPKRPMSAFLAFSNKRRAALKRQHPDATNADLSKMLSKTWKEAPEELRRKYMDEEAGLRAKYKELMGTWRTKV
- a CDS encoding predicted protein, translating into MILLKALACLLILLATCVFYTDAWILSGPEPKRKRIPYRVYLDHLDPSKLIINDESSSPSFRSEIADGKHKNSCRKLDLSWTHNDVLWKIRPPPETPWYQHILLRFAANGIRLDCALKGAPEPLLLCPKGGQAVLEAWTKDGSTKVGRFGITTEPGPLTPPIQETVQTIYGLDANVAVRTAAIIYMFVEEDFRKRDIGVLALQVISLIHAYQGCDFTVLVADDKGSGRLIEWYGRNGFALAPNLQDIMGSPDRIYGTTMIGPTNQTLPYDCQIKWW
- a CDS encoding vacuolar protein (Presumably involved in lytic vacuolar trafficking, contains Microtuble Interacting and Trafficking (MIT) and ATPase domains.); the protein is MENSLIPQGIEMVQKAISADNEGEYEKALGLYRDALARFTMGLKYEKNEARKKLILERVEGYMNRAEELSDYVKKQSELDKNGGGGVAAKNKDDGDDDGDADKKKLRGSLSAAIVTEKPNISWEDVAGLENAKESLKETVILPTKFPQLFTGKRKPFKGILLYGPPGTGKSYLAKAVATEADSTFFSVSSADLISKWQGESERLVRNLFEMARESPGSRAIIFIDEVDSLCGSRSEGESDSLRRVKTEFLVQMDGVGKQDGQVLVLGATNIPWELDAAIRRRFEKRVYIPLPEAEARSYMLKLHLGDTPNDLEEEDFDRLGTITEGASGSDIQVLVKEALMEPLRRCQQAKQFYKDEEGYFHPCTKYPNCSNLWDVPGEKLRAPKVVRKDFEKVMKHSVATVSPDELKRFVDWTKMFGQDGA
- a CDS encoding predicted protein, which produces MRSRKASRYGVENAQWTQAPLICRTIICFLLINQSRAIVIEGIPRSYIGPSCRSKYFCCRNPAFPFMAVSRAPCLRNRRQRTRRYESFRDDRDSALVSASDLVFNGSTSAALTCSPEEQTSRTSQSSATFSEVDVLYGRRAVLVYDPLQERYVKVSEKNRVADSTKQESVALRARRSSLARFITTKILPRLSLAFLPSGVTNDYYRFVRWRILQRFVNANLNVFGTQSLLLALRIKSSASQLGALSAALNWVLKDALGKIVRMLWASRMGRRFDSDAKRWRFRSSFVFAAGNGLEIITYVFPSLFLLWATLANCCKQISMLTSSSTRTSIYNSFRDGSRENIGDITAKGEAQIAIVDLLGIASGVTLSRTVGTSIRAVLAVYVTLQAIEIVCVYHQLRAVTYRVMNFERMISVVADFCQARQGPKDGLEGLAASCTTPTPAGIPTPQTLASQERIFLPPKHLTRRAIAFGSIGRARLSPDELGTLLEIFKRERFILVVGKNVKHPRPFMAKTAKQNEDPVSRIQENCHIVLHEAATNMDIVKSTLALTLLRRKLALSKFDPSQVRSSNCFDIMKVTQEETNDLFPLLLREMNTQGWESPARFMFGRVHMRADWPLTARSKGRTTSAT